One window of Papaver somniferum cultivar HN1 chromosome 9, ASM357369v1, whole genome shotgun sequence genomic DNA carries:
- the LOC113312033 gene encoding uncharacterized protein LOC113312033, protein MEFYKYTWDIIKYDLMLVVKEFETMACSGVVFLHNFRPINQLNWKCLNSKLLAEIIKLVMHSIISDFQGPFVHGRQIQDEILIAPEPIVAKLRSNKTGVIYKVDFEKAFDNVNWNGVDITLAKFGFRMLWRSWNK, encoded by the coding sequence ATGGAATTCTATAAATATACTTGGGATATCATTAAGTATGATCTTATGCTTGTTGTGAAGGAATTTGAGACTATGGCATGTAGTGGGGTTGTTTTTCTTCATAATTTTAGACCTATTAATCAACTTAATTGGAAGTGTCTTAATTCTAAATTATTGGCTGAAATAATTAAATTGGTTATGCATTCTATCATTTCTGATTTCCAGGGGCCTTTCGTGCATGGAAGGCAGATACAAGACGAAATTCTAATAGCTCCCGAACCTATTGTTGCTAAGTTAAGGTCTAATAAAACTGGTGTGATTTATAAGGTGGATTTTGAAAAAGCATTTGATAATGTAAACTGGAACGGTGTGGACATAACTTTGGCTAAATTTGGATTTAGAATGCTGTGGAGAAGCTGGAACAAATAG
- the LOC113314296 gene encoding transcription factor FER-LIKE IRON DEFICIENCY-INDUCED TRANSCRIPTION FACTOR-like isoform X2, whose translation MDISNLQPFQQQTSNMHSNDFDLHEFINHVSFEDFIDQVREDFIEPIIDYGTNYYHDHGNFHQQQQVDNELMYFNDGARCNNNQLFPTPGDLFELINSYSAAGSTTTTTSDPVSANPNVAAPSFSSIDIDAVLDEDEENEGDDYSSGTTSTRPSSSSSKRTSSVDNSRILGTERRRRVQMKHNLYTLRALVPNITKMDKASIIGDAVSYVQDLQKEAKRLKTEIAELEPTLTNQIEKYKNLVENPEKNRTSDHNKEHQICKKILKMDVFQVEENEFYIRIVCNKGDGVAVKECGGKMMNLSNMKLWLNEALLNQGFV comes from the exons ATGGACATTAGTAATCTTCAACCATTTCAACAACAAACATCCAATATGCACAGTAACGATTTTGATCTTCATGAGTTCATCAACCATGTGAGTTTCGAAGACTTCATCGATCAAGTTAGAGAGGATTTCATCGAACCCATCATAGATTACGGGACAAATTATTATCATGATCATGGCAATTTTCATCAGCAACAACAAGTTGACAATGAGCTTATGTACTTCAATGATGGTGCTAGGTGTAATAACAACCAGCTCTTTCCAACTCCGGGAGACTTGTTCGAATTGATCAATAGTTACTCCGCTGCTGGGAGTACTACTACCACTACCTCTGACCCTGTCTCGGCGAATCCCAATGTTGCAGCGCCATCATTTAGTTCTATTGACATCGACGCAGTACTAGACGAAGATGAAGAGAATGAAGGAGACGACTATTCATCCGGAACCACATCTACGcgaccatcatcatcatcttccaagCGGACTTCATCTGTTGATAATTCGAGAATTTTAGGCACGGAGCGAAGAAGGAGAGTCCAAATGAAGCATAACCTTTACACTTTACGCGCTTTGGTTCCTAACATCACCAAG ATGGATAAAGCATCAATCATCGGAGATGCGGTTTCGTATGTTCAAGATTTACAAAAGGAAGCGAAGAGATTAAAAACTGAAATAGCAGAACTTGAACCAACGTTGACGAATCAAATAGAGAAATACAAAAACTTAGTTGAGAATCCGGAAAAGAACCGAACTTCTGATCATAACAAGGAGCATCAAATTTgcaagaaaatattgaagatggATGTATTTCAAGTagaagaaaatgagttttataTAAGAATAGTTTGCAACAAAGGAGATGGTGTTGCG